One genomic region from Vibrio cyclitrophicus encodes:
- the atpF gene encoding F0F1 ATP synthase subunit B: MNMNATLLGQAIAFSLFVWFCMKYVWPPIMQAIEERQKKIADGLVAAERAAKDLNLAQANASEQMKEAKRTATEVIDQANKRKAQIIDEAREEAQAERQKILAQAEAEIEAERTRARDDLRKQVATLAIAGAEKILERTIDKDVHDDLLNNITAKL; this comes from the coding sequence GTGAATATGAACGCAACTCTGCTAGGTCAAGCAATTGCTTTTTCACTGTTTGTTTGGTTCTGCATGAAATATGTATGGCCACCAATCATGCAAGCAATTGAAGAACGTCAGAAAAAAATTGCTGACGGTCTTGTAGCCGCTGAACGCGCTGCTAAAGACTTGAACCTGGCACAAGCCAACGCTTCTGAGCAAATGAAAGAAGCAAAGCGCACTGCAACTGAGGTTATTGATCAGGCAAACAAACGTAAAGCTCAAATTATTGATGAAGCACGCGAAGAAGCTCAGGCAGAACGCCAGAAAATCTTAGCGCAAGCTGAAGCAGAAATTGAAGCAGAGCGTACACGTGCCCGTGATGACCTGCGCAAACAAGTCGCAACTCTGGCTATAGCTGGTGCTGAGAAAATCCTTGAGCGTACAATCGATAAAGATGTACACGATGATCTTCTTAACAACATTACTGCAAAACTTTAA
- the atpE gene encoding F0F1 ATP synthase subunit C: METVLSFSAIAVAIIVGLCAVGTAIGFAILGGKFLEGAARQPEMAPMLQVKMFIIAGLLDAVPMIGIVIALLFTFANPFVGQLAG, encoded by the coding sequence ATGGAAACTGTACTAAGTTTTTCAGCAATCGCTGTTGCTATTATTGTTGGTCTTTGTGCCGTAGGTACTGCAATTGGTTTTGCTATTCTTGGTGGTAAATTCCTAGAAGGCGCTGCGCGTCAACCTGAAATGGCTCCAATGCTACAAGTTAAGATGTTCATCATCGCTGGTCTACTGGATGCTGTTCCAATGATCGGTATCGTAATCGCACTACTATTCACGTTTGCTAACCCATTTGTTGGTCAACTAGCAGGCTAA
- the atpB gene encoding F0F1 ATP synthase subunit A, which translates to MAAPTASGYIEHHLQNLSLAKFGLVEETSFWNVHIDSLFFSVLTGMLFLWVFRSVAKKATVGVPGKLQCFVEMVVEFVGDNVKETFHGRNPLIAPLALTIFCWIIIMNLMDLVPIDFLPYPAEHWLGIPYLKVVPTADVNITMAMALGVFALMIYYSIKVKGLGGFAKELALHPFNHPIMIPFNLVLEVISLLAKPLSLGMRLFGNMFAGEVVFILIAAMLPWYLQWVGALPWAIFHILVILIQAFVFMMLTIVYLSMAHEDSDH; encoded by the coding sequence ATGGCTGCGCCAACAGCATCCGGATACATTGAACACCATTTACAAAACCTTTCTTTAGCTAAGTTTGGTCTTGTAGAGGAGACAAGTTTCTGGAACGTACATATAGACAGTCTGTTTTTTTCGGTGTTGACAGGGATGTTATTCCTTTGGGTTTTTCGCTCAGTCGCTAAGAAAGCAACAGTAGGTGTACCTGGTAAGCTTCAGTGTTTTGTTGAAATGGTAGTGGAATTCGTTGGCGACAACGTTAAAGAAACTTTCCATGGTCGCAACCCTCTGATTGCCCCACTAGCACTGACTATATTCTGCTGGATTATCATTATGAACTTGATGGACTTAGTGCCTATCGATTTCTTACCATATCCTGCAGAGCATTGGCTAGGTATCCCTTACTTGAAAGTGGTTCCTACAGCTGATGTAAATATAACCATGGCAATGGCTTTGGGTGTTTTTGCTCTGATGATCTACTACAGCATCAAAGTGAAAGGCCTAGGCGGATTTGCTAAAGAATTGGCACTGCATCCATTTAATCACCCAATCATGATCCCATTTAACTTGGTACTTGAGGTAATTTCGTTATTAGCGAAGCCACTATCTCTAGGTATGCGTTTATTTGGTAATATGTTTGCGGGTGAGGTGGTGTTTATTCTTATCGCGGCAATGCTACCGTGGTACTTACAATGGGTAGGTGCACTACCTTGGGCTATCTTCCATATCTTAGTTATATTGATTCAAGCGTTTGTTTTCATGATGTTGACAATCGTTTACTTATCAATGGCTCATGAAGATAGTGATCACTAA
- a CDS encoding F0F1 ATP synthase subunit I, producing MVAALARPGRVLAKQMLLIELSAVILVAIGLGLAVNPDWGFAALVGGGIFVIANVVFCVCAFLFCGARATKLVAASFYAGEALKILITVLLFSIVYMYMQVELIPLKLTYLLVLGINIFAPVLFINNKK from the coding sequence ATGGTAGCGGCGTTAGCAAGACCAGGACGAGTGCTTGCAAAGCAAATGTTATTGATCGAGCTTAGCGCGGTTATATTAGTGGCGATAGGGTTAGGTTTAGCTGTTAATCCTGATTGGGGTTTTGCTGCATTGGTTGGTGGCGGTATTTTTGTCATCGCGAATGTGGTTTTTTGTGTGTGTGCTTTCCTATTTTGTGGAGCTCGCGCAACTAAGTTAGTTGCGGCGTCGTTTTACGCAGGCGAAGCACTAAAGATCCTTATCACAGTTCTACTATTCTCTATTGTCTACATGTATATGCAGGTGGAATTAATTCCCCTCAAACTGACCTATTTACTGGTTCTAGGTATTAATATCTTTGCGCCAGTGCTTTTCATTAACAATAAAAAATAG
- a CDS encoding ParB/RepB/Spo0J family partition protein, whose translation MSKRGLGKGLDALLATSSLAREKQQVASHSQALSADGELIELAVGCLKPGVYQPRKDIAPEALEELAVSIQSQGIIQPIVVRPLAHDQFEIIAGERRWRAARQAGLKQVPCLIKRVEDKAAIAMALIENIQREDLNVIEESQALERLQNEFSLTHQQVADVIGKSRATVSNLLRLNQLENEVKGLVSSKQLEMGHARALLALEGVTQVEAANTAATKKMTVRQTEQLVKKCLKPDVEAESKPEDTEAIELSRRLTEKLQANVSVTRSVSGKSKVTITLDEPHKLEQLIAKLEY comes from the coding sequence ATGTCTAAGCGCGGTTTAGGAAAGGGGCTAGATGCATTGCTTGCAACTAGCTCTCTGGCTCGTGAAAAACAACAAGTAGCTTCTCATAGTCAAGCGTTATCGGCTGATGGTGAGCTCATCGAACTTGCTGTCGGTTGCTTAAAGCCAGGTGTATATCAACCGCGTAAGGATATTGCGCCGGAAGCGCTAGAAGAGTTAGCGGTATCTATCCAATCTCAAGGCATTATCCAACCGATCGTTGTACGCCCTTTAGCGCACGACCAATTTGAGATTATTGCTGGTGAACGTCGTTGGAGAGCGGCTCGTCAAGCTGGTCTTAAACAAGTTCCATGCTTGATCAAGAGAGTAGAAGACAAGGCCGCGATTGCGATGGCATTGATCGAGAACATTCAACGTGAAGATCTGAATGTTATCGAAGAATCACAAGCGCTAGAGCGCTTGCAGAACGAGTTTTCACTGACACATCAGCAGGTCGCCGATGTGATTGGTAAATCCAGAGCTACCGTTAGTAACTTATTACGTCTAAATCAGCTCGAAAATGAAGTAAAAGGTTTAGTTTCCAGTAAACAACTAGAAATGGGGCATGCTAGAGCACTGCTTGCGCTTGAAGGTGTTACCCAGGTTGAGGCAGCGAATACTGCAGCAACCAAAAAAATGACCGTGCGTCAAACTGAGCAACTTGTCAAAAAGTGCTTAAAACCAGACGTTGAAGCTGAATCGAAGCCCGAAGACACTGAGGCCATCGAACTTTCACGAAGACTCACGGAAAAATTGCAAGCAAACGTTTCAGTTACTCGTTCTGTTAGCGGTAAGTCAAAAGTGACAATTACTCTTGATGAGCCTCACAAATTAGAGCAACTTATTGCTAAACTAGAGTACTAA
- a CDS encoding ParA family protein, which translates to MGKIVAIANQKGGVGKTTTCINLAASMAATKRKILVVDLDPQGNATMASGVDKYQVEATAYDLLVEDTPFDEVVCRSTSGNYDLIAANGDVTAAEIKLMEVFAREVRLKNALASVRDNYDFIFIDCPPSLNLLTINAMAAADSVLVPMQCEYFALEGLTALMDTISKLAAVVNENLKIEGLLRTMYDPRNRLSNEVSDQLKKHFGSKVYRTVIPRNVRLAEAPSHGKPAMYYDKYSAGAKAYLALAGEMLRREEVPV; encoded by the coding sequence GTGGGTAAAATAGTAGCAATTGCCAACCAGAAAGGTGGCGTAGGAAAAACAACAACTTGCATTAATTTGGCAGCATCAATGGCGGCAACAAAACGCAAGATATTGGTTGTTGACCTCGATCCTCAAGGTAATGCCACTATGGCGAGCGGTGTCGACAAGTATCAGGTTGAAGCAACTGCTTACGATTTGTTGGTTGAAGACACCCCATTTGATGAGGTAGTTTGTCGGAGTACATCTGGCAATTATGACCTCATCGCCGCAAACGGTGATGTGACTGCGGCAGAAATCAAATTAATGGAAGTGTTTGCTCGTGAAGTTCGTCTTAAGAACGCGCTCGCATCAGTTCGCGATAACTATGATTTCATCTTTATCGATTGCCCACCTTCTTTAAACCTGCTTACAATCAATGCGATGGCTGCGGCTGATTCCGTATTGGTTCCGATGCAATGTGAATATTTTGCATTGGAAGGTTTGACTGCGTTGATGGATACCATCAGTAAACTCGCTGCGGTAGTAAACGAGAATCTTAAGATCGAAGGTCTTCTACGTACTATGTACGATCCTCGTAACCGCTTATCGAACGAAGTATCTGATCAACTCAAAAAACATTTTGGTAGCAAAGTCTACCGAACTGTTATCCCTAGAAATGTGCGTCTGGCAGAAGCGCCTAGTCATGGCAAGCCAGCAATGTACTACGACAAATATTCCGCAGGAGCGAAGGCATATCTTGCTCTTGCAGGCGAAATGTTGCGTCGTGAAGAAGTCCCAGTATAG
- the rsmG gene encoding 16S rRNA (guanine(527)-N(7))-methyltransferase RsmG, producing the protein MSVLREKLDHLIGQTELEVSEKQRSQLVGYVELLNKWNKAYNLTSVRDPQEMMVKHILDSIIVSTHLQGKRFIDVGTGPGLPGIPLSIMNPDREFYLLDSLGKRIRFIKQVIHELGIDNVVPVQSRVEEFQPEEKFDAVLSRAFASMTDMVEWCHHLPKEQSGVFLALKGQHPRDEIDLLPEWCSVTDIKALQVPELDGERHLVTLSRQG; encoded by the coding sequence ATGAGCGTATTGCGCGAAAAACTGGATCACCTGATTGGCCAGACTGAACTTGAAGTATCGGAAAAACAACGTAGCCAATTAGTGGGCTACGTTGAGTTACTCAATAAATGGAACAAGGCCTATAATTTAACGTCTGTTCGTGACCCGCAAGAAATGATGGTGAAACATATCTTAGATAGCATCATTGTTAGCACTCACTTACAAGGCAAGCGCTTTATTGATGTCGGTACCGGCCCTGGTCTTCCTGGGATTCCGCTCTCAATCATGAACCCTGACCGTGAGTTTTACTTGTTAGATAGCTTAGGTAAGCGTATTCGTTTCATCAAGCAGGTGATTCATGAGCTGGGTATCGACAACGTAGTACCGGTTCAAAGTCGCGTTGAAGAATTTCAACCTGAAGAAAAGTTTGATGCAGTGCTCAGTCGTGCGTTTGCGTCAATGACAGACATGGTAGAGTGGTGTCACCATTTACCTAAAGAGCAATCCGGTGTATTTTTGGCTCTTAAAGGACAACATCCTAGAGACGAAATTGATCTGTTACCTGAATGGTGTTCAGTGACAGACATTAAAGCTTTGCAAGTACCAGAGCTTGATGGAGAGCGTCATCTAGTTACTTTATCGCGTCAGGGATAA
- the mnmG gene encoding tRNA uridine-5-carboxymethylaminomethyl(34) synthesis enzyme MnmG encodes MLYHEKFDVIVVGGGHAGTEAALASARTGQSTLLLTHNIDTLGQMSCNPAIGGIGKGHLVKEVDAMGGLMAQAIDHAGIQFRTLNASKGPAVRATRAQADRALYKAFVRNALENTPNLTLFQQSVDDLIVEQDQVVGVVTQMGLKFRADAVVLTVGTFLGGKIHIGMESSSGGRAGDPPSIALADRLRDLPFRVDRLKTGTPPRIDARSVDFSELEVQHGDNPTPVFSFMGSRTQQPRQIPCYITHTNENTHDVIRANLDRSPMYAGVIEGIGPRYCPSIEDKVMRFADKNSHQIFIEPEGLTTHELYPNGISTSLPFDVQVQIVRSMKGFENAHIVRPGYAIEYDFFDPRDLKLTYETKFIKGLFFAGQINGTTGYEEAAAQGLMAGLNASLFTQGKEGWSPRRDQAYMGVLIDDLSTMGTKEPYRMFTSRAEYRLLLREDNADIRLTEKSRELGLVDDARWARFNEKVENMEKERQRLKETWINPKSEDIDQLNQILKTPMSREASGEDLLRRPEMTYSQLTALDRFGPALEDQQASEQVEIQVKYDGYIQRQQDEIEKSLRHENTKLPADIDYSKVKGLSNEVVLKLTTAKPDSIGIASRISGITPAAISILLVYLKKHGLLKKGEEA; translated from the coding sequence ATGCTTTATCACGAAAAATTTGACGTCATCGTTGTTGGTGGTGGCCATGCAGGAACGGAAGCCGCACTCGCATCTGCACGTACTGGTCAAAGTACGTTATTACTTACTCATAATATCGATACGTTAGGACAAATGTCTTGCAACCCAGCTATTGGCGGGATCGGTAAGGGCCATTTGGTTAAAGAGGTCGATGCAATGGGTGGATTAATGGCGCAAGCTATTGATCATGCAGGTATTCAGTTCAGAACATTGAACGCATCAAAAGGCCCTGCAGTTCGTGCGACTCGTGCACAAGCTGACCGCGCACTTTACAAAGCTTTTGTTCGAAATGCTCTTGAAAACACACCAAACCTAACTTTGTTCCAACAATCGGTTGATGATTTGATCGTTGAACAAGATCAAGTGGTCGGTGTGGTGACGCAGATGGGCCTTAAGTTCCGCGCTGATGCTGTGGTACTGACTGTTGGCACCTTCCTAGGCGGAAAGATCCATATTGGTATGGAAAGTTCTTCTGGTGGTCGAGCCGGTGATCCACCATCGATCGCACTTGCTGACCGTCTTCGTGATCTTCCATTCCGAGTTGATCGCCTGAAAACAGGTACACCCCCTCGTATCGATGCGCGTAGCGTTGATTTTTCTGAGCTTGAGGTTCAGCACGGTGATAACCCGACGCCTGTTTTCTCGTTCATGGGTAGCCGAACTCAACAGCCTCGTCAAATTCCATGTTACATCACGCATACCAATGAAAATACGCATGACGTTATTCGCGCTAACCTAGATCGCAGCCCAATGTACGCGGGTGTGATTGAAGGTATTGGCCCTCGCTACTGTCCTTCGATTGAAGACAAAGTGATGCGTTTTGCTGATAAGAACAGTCACCAAATTTTTATCGAACCTGAGGGTCTAACGACTCATGAGCTATACCCGAATGGTATCTCTACCAGTCTACCGTTTGATGTACAGGTTCAAATTGTTCGTTCGATGAAGGGCTTTGAAAATGCTCATATCGTTCGCCCTGGCTATGCGATTGAGTACGATTTCTTTGATCCTCGCGACCTTAAGCTGACTTACGAAACTAAGTTTATTAAAGGTCTATTCTTTGCGGGTCAAATCAACGGTACCACTGGCTACGAAGAAGCAGCTGCACAAGGCTTGATGGCAGGTCTCAATGCAAGTTTGTTTACTCAAGGCAAAGAAGGCTGGAGCCCGCGTCGCGATCAAGCTTACATGGGCGTTCTTATCGATGACTTATCGACGATGGGCACCAAAGAACCTTACCGTATGTTTACGTCTCGCGCGGAATACCGTTTGCTCCTTCGTGAAGACAACGCTGATATCCGTTTGACGGAAAAATCACGTGAACTTGGCTTGGTGGATGACGCTCGTTGGGCTCGATTCAATGAGAAAGTAGAAAACATGGAGAAAGAGCGTCAACGTCTGAAAGAAACGTGGATTAATCCTAAATCTGAAGATATTGATCAACTGAACCAAATTCTTAAAACACCAATGTCTCGTGAAGCGAGCGGTGAAGATCTTCTTCGTCGCCCTGAAATGACTTATTCACAGCTAACTGCATTGGATCGTTTTGGTCCGGCACTGGAAGATCAACAAGCGTCTGAGCAAGTTGAGATCCAAGTAAAGTACGATGGTTATATCCAGCGTCAACAAGATGAAATTGAAAAATCACTGCGTCATGAAAACACCAAACTGCCGGCTGACATCGACTACAGCAAGGTAAAAGGGCTTTCTAATGAAGTGGTTCTAAAACTAACTACCGCTAAACCTGACTCGATCGGTATTGCATCGCGTATCTCTGGTATTACACCTGCTGCAATCTCGATTTTGTTGGTTTATCTGAAAAAGCATGGCCTGTTGAAAAAAGGTGAGGAAGCATAA